The following are encoded in a window of Flavobacterium sp. WC2421 genomic DNA:
- a CDS encoding NAD(P)/FAD-dependent oxidoreductase: MKKSVSIIGGGPAAFLLAAFLDPQKFNVTIYEKNKTLGRKFLVAGKGGFNLTHSEPIAQLVERYTPSHFIEEALLDFDNADFQKWIDLMGIPTYIGSSKRVYPESGIKPIAVLNAIMDVLNKRGVAIQYQQNWTGWNTNHDLVFNVDTAVQSEHSVFAMGGGSWKITGSDGIWLDLFHKKDVEVVPFKASNCAYQVNWNFDFITAFEGHPLKNIAISCGDKRQKGEMVITRFGLEGNAIYAISPQIRNELNNQQKATVFLDLKPTLTYDEVLQKIKKSTLKKTSQKLQKELKLNPAQIGLLKIYLSKETYLNPELLAQNIKKLPIEITGSALLDEAISTTGGIKLNALDENFQLKMMKNHYCIGEMLDLDAPTGGYLLQSCFSMGVHLARHLNAIP; this comes from the coding sequence GTGAAGAAATCAGTCTCAATTATTGGAGGAGGACCCGCCGCATTTTTACTCGCCGCATTCCTCGATCCCCAGAAATTCAATGTTACCATTTACGAGAAAAACAAAACCCTTGGAAGAAAATTTCTTGTAGCTGGAAAAGGCGGATTTAACCTTACTCATTCGGAACCCATTGCGCAACTGGTAGAACGCTACACTCCATCCCATTTTATAGAGGAAGCCCTACTCGATTTTGACAATGCCGATTTTCAAAAATGGATCGATCTTATGGGAATTCCCACCTACATTGGGAGCAGCAAACGCGTATATCCTGAAAGCGGAATTAAACCAATTGCCGTACTTAATGCCATTATGGATGTCCTCAATAAACGAGGCGTTGCCATTCAGTATCAACAAAATTGGACGGGCTGGAATACCAACCACGATCTTGTTTTCAATGTTGACACAGCAGTCCAGTCTGAGCATTCCGTTTTTGCAATGGGTGGTGGCAGCTGGAAAATAACTGGATCTGATGGCATCTGGCTGGATTTATTCCATAAAAAAGACGTTGAAGTTGTCCCTTTTAAAGCCTCCAATTGTGCGTACCAAGTCAACTGGAATTTCGATTTCATCACTGCCTTTGAAGGGCATCCCCTTAAAAATATAGCTATTAGCTGTGGCGATAAACGTCAAAAAGGTGAAATGGTAATTACCCGTTTCGGTTTAGAGGGCAATGCCATTTATGCAATCAGTCCGCAAATTCGCAATGAGCTTAATAATCAGCAAAAGGCTACTGTATTTCTGGATTTAAAACCAACATTAACTTATGATGAAGTGCTTCAGAAGATCAAAAAATCAACCTTAAAAAAGACGAGCCAAAAATTACAAAAAGAGCTCAAATTGAACCCTGCACAAATTGGGCTGTTGAAAATCTATTTGTCAAAAGAAACCTACCTGAATCCAGAACTTTTGGCACAAAACATCAAAAAACTTCCTATAGAAATCACTGGTTCTGCCCTATTGGACGAAGCCATTTCTACCACGGGTGGCATTAAATTGAATGCCTTAGATGAAAATTTTCAATTGAAAATGATGAAAAATCATTATTGCATTGGAGAAATGCTAGACTTGGATGCTCCTACTGGAGGCTATCTCCTTCAATCTTGTTTTAGCATGGGTGTACATCTTGCCCGTCACCTCAATGCTATTCCTTAA
- a CDS encoding GH92 family glycosyl hydrolase: MKKTFLFSILILSFVSQAQQNLIQYVKPIIGTEKMGHTYPGATVPFGAVQLSPETDTISYEINGKYNGDVYKYCAGYKYEDKTIVGFSHTHLSGTGHSDLGDFLIMPTQGKLQLNPGTAANPKSGYRSSYSHANEIAEAGYYKVKLDDDNILAEMTATTRVGMHQYTFPKSDESHIILDLMAGIYNYDEKDVWTYVRVVNDTLITGYRQTNGWARTRTVYFAMSFSKPFTEYGQKNYDDKQAYRGFWRKFDQSKNFPEIAGKKIRMYFDFKTEEAEKIKIKFALSSVSQENALQNMQAEIKDWNFEKVKAQAQTSWNKELNKITITASEDTKVNFYTAMYHTFINPTVYTDVNGQYKGLDQDVHQANGFTNYSTFSLWDTYRALHPFFNIIQPSRNNDMVKSMVAHYDQSALHMLPIWSHYSNDNWCMSGYHSVSVIADAIIKGVYNGDENKALEACITTAKHRNYEGIGYYMDLGYIPAEKSGVSVSNTLEYAYDDWCIAQIAKKLNKTAVYDEFIKRSENWKNNYNAATGFMQPKMADGTFKKEFDPLSTEGQGFIEGNSWNYSFFAPQDPTTLVNKMGGKKTFAARLDTLFSMHLPDSFFEHTEDITREGIIGGYVHGNEPAHHVAYFYNWANQPWKTQAQVRKILDMQYKPSPDGLGGNDDCGQMSAWYIFSSLGFYPVAPGSDEYAIGSPLVNNAVLTLENGNQFKVNVINQSPKNVYVQKVLLDGKTVTDFVLKHKSITDGGTLTFYMGSKP, encoded by the coding sequence ATGAAAAAGACATTTCTTTTCTCCATATTAATCCTTTCTTTTGTCTCCCAAGCCCAACAAAATTTAATTCAATATGTAAAACCAATTATCGGTACCGAGAAAATGGGACACACCTACCCTGGTGCTACGGTTCCTTTTGGAGCAGTACAATTAAGTCCAGAAACGGATACTATCTCCTACGAAATAAACGGAAAATACAATGGTGATGTGTATAAATATTGTGCGGGTTACAAATACGAAGACAAAACTATTGTTGGTTTTAGCCATACGCATTTGAGCGGAACAGGACATTCGGATTTAGGGGATTTTTTAATCATGCCAACTCAAGGAAAACTACAATTGAATCCAGGAACTGCTGCTAATCCTAAAAGTGGCTATCGTTCCTCCTATTCACATGCTAATGAAATAGCAGAAGCAGGTTATTATAAAGTAAAATTAGACGATGATAACATTCTGGCCGAAATGACCGCTACTACGCGAGTGGGAATGCATCAATATACGTTTCCAAAATCGGATGAAAGTCATATTATACTGGATTTGATGGCAGGAATTTACAATTACGACGAGAAAGACGTTTGGACGTACGTACGTGTGGTAAACGATACTTTGATTACGGGATATCGCCAAACCAATGGTTGGGCAAGAACGCGTACTGTTTATTTTGCGATGTCGTTTTCTAAACCGTTTACCGAATACGGGCAAAAAAATTATGATGACAAACAAGCGTACAGAGGCTTTTGGAGAAAATTCGATCAATCAAAAAATTTCCCTGAAATAGCTGGAAAAAAAATAAGAATGTATTTTGATTTCAAAACCGAAGAAGCCGAAAAAATCAAAATCAAGTTTGCCTTATCTTCAGTGAGTCAAGAAAATGCATTGCAAAACATGCAAGCTGAAATCAAAGATTGGAATTTTGAAAAAGTAAAAGCACAAGCGCAGACCAGTTGGAACAAAGAATTAAACAAAATAACCATCACTGCATCCGAGGACACTAAGGTGAATTTTTACACTGCCATGTATCATACGTTCATCAACCCAACAGTTTATACGGATGTAAACGGACAATACAAAGGACTCGATCAAGATGTGCATCAAGCGAATGGTTTTACTAATTATAGTACATTCTCGTTATGGGATACTTATAGAGCGTTGCATCCTTTTTTCAATATTATTCAGCCATCAAGAAATAACGATATGGTTAAATCGATGGTAGCACATTACGACCAAAGTGCTTTGCATATGTTGCCTATTTGGTCTCATTATTCCAATGACAATTGGTGTATGAGTGGCTACCATAGTGTATCCGTAATTGCTGATGCTATTATAAAAGGCGTTTATAATGGAGATGAAAACAAAGCTCTTGAAGCCTGTATTACAACAGCAAAACACCGCAATTATGAAGGAATTGGCTATTATATGGATCTGGGTTATATTCCTGCCGAAAAAAGCGGGGTATCGGTTTCCAACACTTTAGAATATGCTTATGACGATTGGTGTATTGCACAAATTGCAAAAAAACTGAATAAAACAGCGGTCTACGATGAGTTTATAAAACGCTCTGAAAACTGGAAAAACAATTACAATGCCGCTACTGGATTCATGCAACCCAAAATGGCCGATGGAACCTTTAAAAAAGAATTTGATCCTTTGAGTACCGAAGGGCAAGGATTTATAGAAGGAAACAGCTGGAATTATAGCTTTTTTGCTCCGCAAGATCCCACAACTTTAGTAAATAAAATGGGCGGTAAAAAAACATTTGCTGCTCGATTAGACACTTTATTCAGCATGCATTTACCCGATTCTTTTTTCGAACATACCGAAGATATTACAAGAGAAGGTATCATAGGAGGTTATGTCCATGGAAATGAACCCGCACATCATGTTGCTTACTTTTACAATTGGGCAAACCAACCATGGAAAACGCAAGCTCAAGTTCGAAAAATTCTCGATATGCAATACAAACCTAGTCCAGATGGTTTAGGCGGTAATGACGATTGCGGACAAATGAGTGCTTGGTATATCTTCTCTTCACTAGGTTTTTATCCTGTAGCTCCAGGTTCTGATGAGTATGCTATTGGTTCTCCATTAGTAAACAATGCCGTTCTAACTTTGGAAAACGGAAACCAATTCAAGGTGAATGTGATCAATCAAAGTCCAAAAAATGTATATGTTCAAAAAGTACTTTTAGACGGAAAAACAGTAACAGATTTTGTGCTAAAACACAAATCAATTACCGATGGAGGGACACTTACTTTTTACATGGGTTCAAAGCCTTAG
- a CDS encoding GYD domain-containing protein has product MKKILIKASYTSAGVKGLLKVGGTNRKQVIEKMITDLGGKMEAFYFAFGDTDVYVIADMPDTTVATAVSLNINSSGLVSTSTTILITPEEVDKATKISVSYISPGT; this is encoded by the coding sequence ATGAAAAAGATTTTAATTAAAGCATCTTATACTTCAGCAGGAGTCAAAGGATTACTCAAGGTAGGTGGTACCAATAGAAAGCAAGTCATTGAAAAAATGATTACTGACTTAGGAGGAAAAATGGAAGCCTTTTATTTTGCCTTTGGCGACACGGATGTTTATGTAATTGCAGACATGCCTGATACCACGGTTGCTACTGCAGTTTCATTAAATATAAACTCTTCTGGATTGGTATCTACTTCCACTACAATTCTGATTACTCCAGAAGAAGTGGATAAAGCAACAAAAATATCTGTGAGCTATATTTCTCCTGGTACCTGA
- a CDS encoding long-chain fatty acid--CoA ligase, translated as MTSITRLFDFPYYQQDKYTSIPDALVTKQNGVWVKTSTQEYIAKANSISRALLKLGVKKDDKIAIISSNNRTEWNILDIGVLQTGAQTVPIYPTISEDDYEYILNHSEATYCFVSDAEVLHKVNLIKDKVTHLKEVYSFNEIEGCKNWNELLKIGEDQGNQDEVEICKNNVKTTDLATIIYTSGTTGRPKGVMLSHQNIVSNVLDSASRIPFEAGKSRALSFLPICHIFERMILYLYQYYGVSVYFGEAIDKISDNLKEVQPTVITAVPRLLEKVYDKIYAKGSELTGIKKKLFFWAIDLGLRFEPYGANGAWYEFQLKIARKLIFSKWKEGLGGNLDLMVSGSAALQTRLARIFAAAEIPVMEGYGLTETSPVISVNDMRNHGFRVGTVGKVIDHVDVKIAEDGEILCKGPNVMIGYYKDEKLTNEVIVDGYFHTGDIGEFDQDGFLRITDRKKEMFKTSGGKYIAPQIIENTMKQSRFIDQIMVIGDGQKMPGAFIQPNFDFVKEWAAIHKINVGTTNEEIISNAHVIARIQEEIDTLNEKFGNWEKIKRFELTPDVWSVEGGQLTPTLKLKRKIVMQMYKPLFDKIYN; from the coding sequence ATGACTTCTATAACCAGACTCTTTGATTTTCCTTATTATCAGCAAGATAAATACACTTCAATTCCAGATGCTTTAGTAACAAAGCAAAATGGAGTTTGGGTAAAAACGTCTACACAAGAATACATTGCCAAAGCCAATAGTATATCAAGAGCATTACTAAAATTAGGAGTTAAAAAAGACGATAAAATTGCTATTATTTCTTCGAATAATAGGACCGAATGGAATATACTTGATATTGGAGTTTTACAAACGGGTGCACAAACTGTTCCTATTTACCCAACGATTTCCGAAGATGATTATGAATACATCTTAAATCATTCTGAAGCCACATATTGTTTTGTATCTGATGCAGAAGTGCTTCATAAAGTAAATTTAATCAAGGACAAAGTAACCCATCTAAAAGAAGTGTATTCTTTTAACGAAATTGAAGGTTGTAAAAACTGGAATGAATTACTGAAAATTGGCGAAGACCAAGGCAATCAAGACGAAGTTGAAATTTGCAAAAACAACGTAAAGACTACTGATTTAGCTACTATAATTTATACTTCTGGTACAACTGGAAGACCTAAAGGGGTGATGCTTTCGCACCAAAACATTGTTTCAAATGTGCTGGATAGCGCTTCAAGAATTCCGTTTGAAGCTGGGAAAAGTCGGGCGTTAAGCTTCTTGCCTATTTGCCATATTTTTGAACGCATGATTTTGTATTTGTATCAATATTATGGTGTTTCAGTTTATTTTGGTGAAGCGATTGACAAAATTAGTGACAACCTTAAAGAAGTACAACCTACAGTAATCACTGCAGTTCCAAGACTATTGGAAAAAGTGTACGATAAAATATATGCCAAAGGATCAGAACTTACCGGAATCAAAAAGAAATTGTTCTTCTGGGCAATTGATTTAGGATTGCGTTTTGAACCGTATGGCGCCAATGGCGCTTGGTATGAGTTCCAACTGAAGATTGCCCGCAAATTAATTTTCAGCAAATGGAAAGAAGGTTTGGGTGGAAATCTAGATTTAATGGTTTCAGGAAGTGCTGCTTTACAAACCCGATTGGCCCGCATTTTTGCTGCTGCCGAAATCCCCGTGATGGAAGGATACGGATTGACTGAAACTTCTCCTGTAATTTCCGTAAATGACATGAGAAATCATGGTTTCAGAGTAGGAACTGTAGGTAAAGTAATTGACCATGTAGACGTAAAAATTGCCGAAGATGGAGAAATCCTTTGCAAAGGTCCAAACGTGATGATAGGTTATTACAAAGATGAAAAACTGACTAATGAGGTTATCGTTGATGGGTATTTCCATACAGGTGATATTGGTGAGTTTGACCAAGACGGTTTCTTACGCATTACTGACCGTAAAAAAGAAATGTTTAAAACCTCTGGAGGAAAATATATTGCACCACAAATTATTGAAAACACGATGAAGCAATCACGTTTCATTGATCAAATAATGGTGATTGGAGATGGGCAAAAAATGCCAGGCGCTTTCATTCAACCTAATTTTGATTTTGTAAAAGAATGGGCTGCTATTCATAAAATAAATGTTGGAACAACAAACGAAGAAATTATTTCTAACGCGCATGTCATTGCACGCATACAAGAAGAAATTGATACATTGAATGAAAAGTTTGGAAATTGGGAAAAAATAAAACGTTTTGAATTAACACCCGATGTTTGGTCAGTGGAAGGCGGACAACTGACTCCAACGCTAAAATTGAAAAGAAAAATAGTCATGCAGATGTACAAACCATTATTTGACAAAATCTACAACTAA